Genomic DNA from Anthonomus grandis grandis chromosome 5, icAntGran1.3, whole genome shotgun sequence:
TAAACAGGACTTTTCTGATGCATTTGTGACTAAAAGAAGACTCTATCGGTAGAAGTCAAGTTCAGTTACAGTTCTATTATTTAAGATTTACAAAGGTCTTATAGGTCGTAGAAATTTACTTGGGTCGTCAAAGTTGTCACAATAAAACGCCATTGTCCTATCAGAAAATACAGCTGCAGAAGCTATTAcattatatgaatattaatctagacataaaagtaaatataactCCGGAAGTATTATTAGAGATGTTACAGTAGATCTCTTACTTTacagtaataattatttttcctttaaagcattttatttcaaCAATGGATGGTAGTAGTTTTATGATTAAATTATGAACAAAATAGCAATTTCTTAGATGATATAGATAGAGATATACAGGGTCTCCCCtttcaaatggtcaaaaatgccAGAGTATATACAGGAGCTATAAAAAAGTAGTTTGAGATGGGACACAGATGGTCGGAAGTGCGCCCTTTCCAAAATATAAGgtgttgaattttttcaaaaaaattgatttttttcctctGTATTAAAAATGCTTATAGCGATTTCAATAGAATTTTCAGGTTTTAAATTATAGGTggtgaggcaactttttgagCTATTGTAAGTGATTTGACCTGTCCAGGGACGGACTTGCAGCATatgtatgttaatttttttataaaaaaaagctgtttttttgaaaaaaaaaatggttgcgaaatattttgttcatttttaataaaacacatcACTTGCATTTTTGCGCTTCGACGCACAGTTTtcgttcaaaaaattaaatccttaaAAGGATCTTTCAAAACTTTAATATcgttcaaaaatttaatatcgttacgataaaaaaaaataatttaactaaacaataaacaattcaaACCAAATGCTTAAAGTATCCTCCGTGCATTTCCATACATTTTCTGCACCTGTTGACCCAAGATGGCCGTACCCAAGCcaagataattaattattattaattaattaattaattaatttaattactactaaattagtgataataataaaagcgatttttgttttattactgtCACTCATTTTCTCTTCTTCATGTTATCGCCTTGACATTATTTGCAATTGggtattgtattattattttttttatgcagaTTACCATAAAAACTGGCTAAAActttcagaaaaaaaagaactaataaaatgaaaataataaaataaagaacccTGGTTagggatttaatttttttgcaccaAAACAAAAAGGCAATAgccgtgttttttttttaaataaacaaactatttagacaaaaaaaaatttttaaaacagtcgcGTAAGTACCtgtttttttatagaaactttAACGTAAATGTGCTGCTAAGTCCGTCTCTGGACAAGTCAAATTACCTGCAATTCATTTCTACacatatcatttaaaaattaaaaaatgcatttaaatcGCTACGTGTTTTTAATACAAAGGGAAAAAAACgaccttttttgaaaaaaaattttgaaaccctgtattttggaaaccgGGCACTTCCGACCATCGATGTCCTATCtcaaactatatttttatagttcCTGTACATACTAtagcatttttgaccatttgaaaggggacaccctatataacaGCGAATAAACTGCCGCGAACGGAACAAGTAAACAGATTATAACAACTTAGACagcttacaataaaaaaaaagatcaaaacAGTAAAcccataaaaaaacatatacaaatGTATATAAGATAATGGAAAAACAATACAAACAAGAAATGCTTGAAAACAGAAGAAAACTAAAAACGATCATACCAACAAAGTCATGAAAAAAGTGAATGTAAATACGCTTCTAGAATATCAATGTATGAACACATTAAAAtggaattctttttttttttatttgcaagaAGTGGAAAATTAAATGGAAGTCTTGTTCTAAAAACATGCATCATATTCCTATACCTTGCGTCAATATCATACAAAAGCAAAATTATATTTCGAGACATGTTAAGTATAATTTActaaatttggaaaataaaatgacACACATCATATTAGTTAGTAGATACTCAATAGTGAAGAATAGGTTAGAATTACTgagtataaaaattaataagtctCACATATAAGTCTAACTATTGAAATACGCTAAACCTAGGGTATAAAATGCCAAAGACTTACCCTTTTGAACATGAAAATGATTCGTAAAAGATACATTTAGGCTATccccaattaaaaaaaatggtgcaGTGTCccactttttatttaagttatcaaTAACAACCTGAAATGCTGCTTTATGTATGTCATCTGAAAATAATCCACCTAAAACAGATTCATTTAAAGTAAGTGCCGCACGTTTTGAAAAATGTGTCTTTCATACCAATCCGGTAGTGATCCAGGAATTTTACCGCCACAACACTAGatgtaattgaaaaaaaatttaacagccATAAACTAACTTTCTTCATAATATATTTGTTGTGATGTCTTCAccgttatttaatttaaatgcagtTGCAAGTCATTGAACAATATTTTCCCCAAAACAATGATCTTAAAACATGTGCGCCACGACCGATTCTATTTTTGACTCGGCGATTAATCGAAGGGGCCCGATTTTGTATCGCTTTTATTAGGAAGGGTATTCAGTTAAAGGAACTctgaattaaatgtttttatgttaACACTCCACCAGTTTTGTTTCGTAGTTTCTACAAtgccaaattaaatttaaattaatgtgtAAATCCTGGTTGTAAATAGTGATACTGAAAAAGCTTAACAGAGGAGTAGTTACATTTGCCAAAAAATTAGTCATGTGGGTGCGAAATGTATTTCGCCGCAAAATTAATGACCAACATTTATTCGGGTCTTTGTTAGTTATTTTGAGATTTTGCCAGAGGTTTAGTAATAGAATGAGAAACACCACCTAGATAATTAAATAGTATATTACTGTAAACATCGCTCAAATATTTTCTCTTAACTATGTacatttgctaaataaataaactattaaaacatatacaaaaagCCATAATCAATAATTAACAAACAACTCTTTGCTTCTAAGCAAAGCTATTAATGTGATATAgctatttcagaaaaatattgtAAGATATCATCAATAGTAAACTCCAGGGTTATCATGGAGCCTGGATAGCACTGCTGAATTAACTCTTCAAGCATTTTATACTGCCTGATGAATTCTTCTTGCATCGCTCTCCATACTACTTGTAGAAGATTGCTTTCTTCTGACAGGTGCTTTTCTACTTTTTTGTATAGGGATTCTATacctttttttacctaaaatgtGTAAATAGGTTTCttagtacaattttttgtaTGATACATAACACTTTATTTACGAACTTGCCATTTGCAGAAATTCTTAAGCTGGTTATTACAAGACGTGTAAACTGTATTTACAGATAAATGAGTTCTTTATTATCATTCTAAGAACAGAACAGAAACATTTAACAAATGCATATTTCTACACGTGTTTTGTTTAGGTTATGACTATTGTACCAATGTCTACCACCTTTAAAACTAGTTATTATggtattattcatttaaatgcaCCTTTAAAGTGTTACAAGACGGGCATTAAGCAATTGAAATGTTATAAGTGTATAaatgttttgtaataaaaattaagagattacctcttaatattaattattttgtaatatgaAAATTTGCTCATTAGTTTCTGAAAGGAAAGGTTCACGTTTCACATTTgtaataaaagtcatttatcacgtttgtaataaaataaaatgttcgtATCCCTAGTAATTTAagagaaactgtaaaaaatattgcgTATTTGCATATTGCATCATGTCACTCTTAGTTCTAACTAACTTCTCTTTATAACAATTTTCGGTATTGTCAAAGATATAAGTACTTTACTCCTGAGCAAAATTCACGTATTTTGTCAAACCTCGtttacgactaataaaatttgatatttgattattGCATTTTACATTCTGGACCAtacaaaatagaatatttttataaagaatatcttttttttataaaactaataataaaaaagtttcttataTGTTGCCAACTTAAGTAGACACTGTAGAAATGCAAtcttaattaattcattaaatcaTTATGGAAAGAGGACCAAGTATTGATTCTGTACTACAAAACTGATCTTAAAAGAGacccataaatatttttaaaacaaaaaatattatcgaCTTTAAGAAACCAAAAAGCTTAATTGCtttgtttcaaattaaaataaaatgatcctTGAAACCTAACTGTGGGTCAATATACACTTACAAGTCcttaaatactataatatacTAGCGTCTAAAACTTCTGAACCTCTATTATATTTGAACAATTCTGGTGATCTGATTGATACACAATGTATCTGATTGGTCACATTGATAGTTgataataaaaactctttttttacaatttaatctCGGTATTTATAGCTTTACAGCCATGCCAATAATTTACCATCACAGAGAAGTCCGTAGataaaattgaatataatatttgatttagtaAAAGCAGTTTTTCACCTACCTTAGTGTAGGTAggtaataatataagaatagaAGAAACCTAACAGTGTACGCGTCCAGGCACTAAACTATAATCTAATCATTTATTCATCTAATTTCGTTTATGCGTCATGTGCTGTAAGATTGTTCTGtggtttataaatttaattcataGATTTCCATCACTCAGGTACTAATGTAATAGAaatcaataacttttaaatttaataaattgtacaCATAGATACTTCCACTAaagttgtaatttaattttttcttagtaTATAAAAGTACCAATTTTCAagccaaaagtaaaaaaagaaccTTCTTTACTGAATTTGAGAAACCACAAAATCACTGATTCATCACACAtcagatttatattttaatatttttaagcttaTAAGGAGCTTATTAAGCAACTTTAAAATAGATAGATATTCagtgagataaatattttgtttcttctaagctaaaaagagaaaagaacattttttatcgatttccattaatgaaactAAATGGAAATTgagataaatattatttctaagcagataaggattttttttactaattcaaATTGATGAATCTTCAAAACACTTAAGCAGATAATCGCTGTAGTAATAAAATTACTGCTGACATTTCCAAAtcgataaaagaaaaacaatctGTATTTTTATTAGTGGATTAAAACCGATCAAATAaggaatatattattatttccaCGCCAATAAtgggaaaatatatttttactaagcCCAGTTCATGagcatttaaaattactgctgTGATGAAAATTTGATCGTTTAAAAGCAGATGgacgaaaaataaataattttttattggcaatCTATTTAAAATCAGTGCtaagataaatatttcataattttcaaatcAATATAAAGCTTAAATATCATTACTTACCATACTACCAGGATACTGACTAATCACTTTCCTTAACTCCTGTTTACTGAACGCCAATTGATAACTGACTTCTGACGCTTTTACTCCACTCGCGACCCTCGCTTGTACACCTTCGAAAAATGTCTATAAAAGAtgtcaatattaaaaacaatttcaagttttaaaaaaacttataacaaattgtGTTTCTTAAACTCACATTTAACTTTTCCAGTGGTCTTCCAAAGTACAGGGTTACATACGACTGAAGAGCGTCCTGATATCTTTGCTTCGCCTCTTTCCTTTGACTATCCAAAACTGATATTTTGAGCTGCGATAAAAGCGAATAAAGATGatgataattttctaaaaatatttaaatttatttcagttttatgGTGCCAAATAGTCTACAATACCCATTTTCGTGACCTGCGAAGGTGTTTTTTGATCATTAGCATGAATAGGAATGTACTCTATAATAGTGTCTACAAGTCTCGTATACCATTTTTCTAAATCAGCCGCCCTTTCGCTTCTTAGCAAACATTCAACGTTTTCAGCAAATATTTCTAGATTCGAGACATAGGGTAGGATTCCCACTTTGGATTTTCGCGTTAATCGACACTCTTTCACCGAATCTATTTGGGTTTGCATGAATTGATCCAGGGATCTTTTTATCTCTATTAGTTGAGAAGCAAAAGTATTGCTCAGGAAGGAACTTTGGGCTGACATAACGTGCTGATTTAGGCACACAAGTACGTACATACAATAGCTAAAAttcattgaataattcataactTAATATTGTGAGATAATTTAATGCCTTTTGCAGCAATTTTTAGGGCTAATTTTccctgcttttaaaaaaaaacttacaaactGTCATGCTTCTTAATATGATCAATTAACAAATCAAGCTCTGTCTTCAGGCAAGAAAATAAGTTGCTCATCATAGTTCTAACATCTTCATTAATCTGTTTATCCACTTTTTTCTGAGGTAAAGTAATTTCCGGATTTAGCTCACCGCCATCTAATGTTGTAAGAGTATTTTTCGATGTTGGACTTAAAACATCTAACTAAAATATgcatattatgtaaaaaataaccaattgattcaccaaaacaaaaatacctgaaaaaatcGGACACAAAACTGCTGTTCTTGCAAAAAAACTGGTTCTAATTGCGTTAAGACCTGTTCTAATAGTCTCTCATGGCGTTttttatctgaaatatttgtCTCTAGTGTCCAGAAATCCCTATCCAGTCCAATCAACGTTGTTGGTGAAGAAACAGGATATACTAATAAGTTATTTAAGTATTATACTAGGTATAACGAGTGAGTTACTATTACCTCCAATTTTCTCTCTGGCAGAGATAAATAAACTTCTTAAATCTCTATCATATAATTTTCCTAAAGAGGAGGTGTACACTTCTTTTAGTgaatcatacatttttttatccataacctaaaagtattttttttaaatatacagttaaatatatcattctaaatatttactttcatCCAGTGCATCAATTCTGTGTAAGGATATAACTCCTTATGGACCCCACTGTGTTGCGGCAAGATTAATCCATCATTGCTCCTATCGGCTTCTCCTTTATGGTTTCCATAAtgtataaataagttatttaattgCCTGCTTAAGCTTCTTGAAAATTTCTCTttgtatttttcaaatttctttcttTGCTCTTGCACCGCAGACATCTGAAGAAGTGCCTTATCAATATCTGAATTCATGGCTGTCTTTAGTGCATAAGCTGCTTTTACAGACAATGCAAGTCCTTCGGGTGAAGTGAAATCTGCCTCATCAAGGATTTTTTGGTATTCTGGAGGTAGATCCAGTTTTGTCTAAAACATACCAAATAcagcaaatatttataaaaagaaacatgATACTTACAACAATGTTTTCCAGTTCCTTCATCAACAACTGATTATTCTTATTTACAATTGAATTCATAGTGTTCTTCTTCTCCATTGTTTCCATAGTATCTCTAACATGGCACAAAATTTCATCATAATTGTCCAGTTGTTTTTCTAATCTATCTGCTTCATTTATGGCCAATTCAAGTTGCTCCATTAGGCTTTCCACATGTTCTTCTGATGCTAGGACACACTGAACATTCTCTCCATCAAGAAGAGATAAGTCCCTTGCAAGTATTTCCATGAAGCCTTCAGCATTGCTTATAGCAAATTCACATCCTTCCATTAATCTAAATTGTCAATATAAAGTTTAGAGATATCAGAAACATATTTAGTCAATTAAGGAGTGAAAAAGTGATATAGTGAATCTTCCAACAATTCTCAAAGCTCTTTTGTGTAAtcccaaaaaaattgaacatgTAATCTAAAGAtgattgtttttcttttttttatatgtgtAGCAACagtattttgttgtttattttaaactttattcaGGTTTATGAACGCTTTGTCAccaaattttattgattttcagaGAAATATATTCTATATCCAgtgtctataatttttttaaggataatGTACTCATGAATTAATAGCTATTATAAGAGAATGCCACTTAATATACAATAGGAAGATATCAAGGTTGTAAGTCAGTATATCAAATCCTTCATATAAAGCTATAATGGACTATTTTATTCAGAACTTCATCTTTTCTTATGATTATTTCACAATGCAGGTACTAAAGATATGGATTTGGGGatataatggtaaaattgttatttttaaagaccTCGACTGTAACaatcatttaaatatataaataatagagAATAATCTTATAATCTTGTCCTGGTGGTCTGTGATacataaaactataaatatttcaGTGAAATGATCAGAGTTTAACTGTTtggttttaccactaaccaaaattaCTTACATAAGTGGCCTTATATGCAAAGATGTAACAAAAACCATGTGGCTAAAGATTCATGATTTACAAGAAAACATAAGAAGGCTACTAATGTGAAAATATTTCAACACAATCCCAGGTTGCCTCACTAAATGGTGGCTGATGGCTTCAACCATCATTTTGCAAATTTAACTTTCACCAGTTTACACTGACGATGTGGTGTCtttgataaatcttttaaagtgtGCAAATGCCGGAAGTTTTGACGAAATCTCCAATAATTTGTTGAGAAGTGTAAGTTTAAGAAGTCCAGAGGAAGCAATTTCCAAGTGGAAAGTTGCTAAGGTTATTCCTTTTTATAAGAAATGTGACAGTAATGAATACGGTAATTAGAGCAATAGGTTTACTATCTAGTGTCTCTTTTCTATACCAAATTTAATTACTATGCTCTGCTCAGCATAGTTTCACTCTCTGTAAAAGCACAGAGA
This window encodes:
- the LOC126736177 gene encoding exocyst complex component 1, which translates into the protein MSSAVIRTLQQDVFNPGEERLISCCHVSKYLKKKKTSYLCLVGTTTVPFNVYIIQIKQTDKQIFKRKRSWSLAELKSVDGHSEIYDTQEFDLYFDKVYRWVSTSPKERYAFIHNLWKQASKHVVKDMPVFKNIPKAWITEDALTPENNFITSPLNAFDNDIADDFQAITDREQEDLKRLMEGCEFAISNAEGFMEILARDLSLLDGENVQCVLASEEHVESLMEQLELAINEADRLEKQLDNYDEILCHVRDTMETMEKKNTMNSIVNKNNQLLMKELENIVTKLDLPPEYQKILDEADFTSPEGLALSVKAAYALKTAMNSDIDKALLQMSAVQEQRKKFEKYKEKFSRSLSRQLNNLFIHYGNHKGEADRSNDGLILPQHSGVHKELYPYTELMHWMKVMDKKMYDSLKEVYTSSLGKLYDRDLRSLFISAREKIGVYPVSSPTTLIGLDRDFWTLETNISDKKRHERLLEQVLTQLEPVFLQEQQFCVRFFQLDVLSPTSKNTLTTLDGGELNPEITLPQKKVDKQINEDVRTMMSNLFSCLKTELDLLIDHIKKHDSFYCMYVLVCLNQHVMSAQSSFLSNTFASQLIEIKRSLDQFMQTQIDSVKECRLTRKSKVGILPYVSNLEIFAENVECLLRSERAADLEKWYTRLVDTIIEYIPIHANDQKTPSQVTKMENYHHLYSLLSQLKISVLDSQRKEAKQRYQDALQSYVTLYFGRPLEKLNTFFEGVQARVASGVKASEVSYQLAFSKQELRKVISQYPGSMVKKGIESLYKKVEKHLSEESNLLQVVWRAMQEEFIRQYKMLEELIQQCYPGSMITLEFTIDDILQYFSEIAISH